The genomic stretch GACCGTCAACCCCGGCAGCGGCGACTCCGTCCTGGGTCCCGTGGGCCCGGGCCACCGGGTGATCACCCTGGAGCTGCAGCTCAGCGAAGCCTGCCTGCGCCTGCTGCCGCTTGATTCTCGGGCAGACTGACGCCAACACACTGCCCGCCCCTCCGTGAACCTGCGCGTCCCTCTGCTGGCGATGGCCCTGGCCTGTGGACTGCATGGCGGTCAGGCCCTGGCCACCTCCGCGCTGCAGCCGGCCGAGGCCCGAGCCGCCGGGCAGGTGTTGCTCGATGCCCTCAAGCGGCAGGACAGCCAGGCCGTGTTTGATCGTCTGGCCCCAGATCTGCAGAAGCTGACCACGGTGGAGCGGGTGCGTCAGCGCCTTCAGGATCAGGGGACCATCCTGGGCAGCCGCATCACCGGCGTCTCGACGGGGGTGGATGACAGCACGGTGGACGTGGAACTGAAGGGCAGCGGCGGCAGCCGTCCGCTGGTGCTGGTGCTCGATGGCCGCGGGCGTGTGCTGGGCTGGGAGCTGGATCAGAAGGACAGGCCGATCAAGCAGATCGCCACCAACTTCATCACCTCCCTCAGCCAGGGCCGGGTGGTGGATGCCCGCAGCCTGCTGATCCGCGATCTCCAGGACGAGATCACCCCCCAGGATCTGCTCAACCGCTGGAAGGATCTCGAGAAACTCACCGGGTCCTTCCAGCGGCTGCGCGGCACCGTGGTGGCCAGTGAAGGGGGACCCCAGCAGCTGGTGCTCGTCACCACCGAGTTCCAGCGGGTCACCGACAACCTGTTCGTGATCTTCGACAACCAGGGTCACATCATCGGCGTCGACTTCCCCGAGGATCCGGCCCGGCCCGGCACCCCCCTGCCCTGAGCGCGGGGGCCTGAGGAACTGCGGGCCTAAGCTCCCCTTCCGTCCGCTCATGCTCGATGCCCCCCTCCAGCCTCGAATGGATGGTCCAGGACGGCCAGAGGCTTCAGGAGTGCCGGCACGATCATCCCTTTGCCGTCCTGGGACCCCAGCCCCACGGTGATGGCTGGGTGGTGAGGGCCTGGATGCCGGAGGCGAGCCAGGTGGATCTGCTGCTGAACGGCCGCACCCTGCCGATGGCCACGCCGCACCATCCCTGGGTGTTCGAGGTGGAGCTGAGCGAAGACCCGGGCCGCCGCTACGAGTACCGGGTGCAGCGCGGAGGCATCGAGCATCAGCAGCACGATCCGTGGGCCTTCCGCGAGGAGTGGATGGGCGAACTCGACCGCCATCTGTTCGCGGAGGGCAACCACCATCACATCTGGCGCCGTCTCGGTGCGCACCCCTGCGAGCGCGATGGCATCGCCGGCGTGCAGTTCGCCCTCTGGGCCCCCAATGCCCGCAGTGTGGCCCTGCTGGCTGAATGCAACAGCTGGGATGGCCGCCATCACCCGATGCAGCTGCGCATCGGCGGGATCTGGGAACTGTTCGTGCCCGGCCTGAAGCCGGGAGATCTCTACAAGTACGAGGTGCGCTCCCCCGAGGGCCATTGCTATGTGAAGGCCGATCCCTACGGCTTCCAGCACGAGGTCCGCCCCCGGCAGGGTTCGGTGGTCTCCCAGCTGGGCCAGTACCGCTGGAGTGATCAGGCTTGGCTGGCCGAGCGCGACGGCCGCGATCCTCTCAACCAGCCGATCGCTGTGTACGAACTGCATCTGGGCAGCTGGATGCACGGCCCTGCCGATGAGCCCTTCCTGGAGGCCGACGGCAGCCCGCGGCCACCCGTGGCGGCGGCGGATCTCAAGCCCGGCGCACGCCTGCTCACCTACCCCGAGCTGGCCGACCGGCTGATCCCCTACGTGAAGGAGCGCGGGTTCACCCACCTGGAGCTGATGCCGGTCGCCGAGCATCCCTTCGATGGTTCCTGGGGCTATCAGGTGACGGGCTTCTACGCCCCCACCAGCCGCTTCGGTCCACCCGATGAATTCCGGGCCTTCGTGGATCGCTGTCATGCCGAAGGGATCGGGGTGATCCTCGACTGGGTGCCCGGCCACTTCCCCAAGGATGCCCATGGCCTGGCCTTCTTCGATGGCTGCCACCTCTATGAGCACGCCGATTCCCGCATCGGCGAGCACAAGGAGTGGGGCACGCTGATCTTCAACTACAGCCGCAACGAGGTGCGCAACTTCCTGGTGGCGAACCTGGTGTACTGGTTCGAGGAGTTCCACATCGACGGCATCCGGGTGGATGCGGTGGCCTCGATGCTCTACCGCGACTACCTGCGTCCCGATGGCGAATGGCTGCCGAACGAGCACGGGGGGCGGGAGAACCTGGAAGCCGTGCGCTTCCTGCAGCAGGCCAATTCGGTGCTGTTCCACCACTTCCCCGGTGCCCTCTCGATCGCGGAGGAATCCACCACCTGGCCGATGGTGACCAAGCCCACCGACATGGGTGGCCTCGGGTTCAACCTCAAGTGGAACATGGGCTGGATGCACGACATGCTCGATTACTTCGAGCTGGATCCCTGGTTCCGCCAGTTCCACCAGAACAATGTCACGTTCTCGATCATGTACCACTACACCGAGAACTTCATGCTGGCGCTCAGCCACGATGAAGTGGTGCATGGCAAGAGCCATCTGCTGCACAAGATGCCGGGTGACGACTGGCAGAAGTTCGCCAATGTGCGCGCCCTGCTGGCCTACATGTGGACCCACCCGGGCAAGAAGACCATCTTCATGGGCATGGAGTTCGGGCAGCGCTCCGAATGGAACGTCTGGGGCGACCTGCAGTGGGACCTGCTGCAGTACGAGGCCCATCAGGGGCTGCGCAACCTGGTCGACGATCTCAACCGCTTCTACCGCGAGGAGCCGGCCCTCTGGAGGGAGGATTTCGACCACTACGGCTTCCAGTGGATCGACTGCAGCGACAGCCGTCATTCGGTGATCAGCTTCATGCGCCGCGAGAGCCTCACGGGCCGCTGGGTGGTGGTGGTGGCCAACTTCACCCCCCAGAGCCACTCCCACTACCGGGTGGGGGTGCCGAAGGAGGGCTACTACGCCGAGGCCTTCAACACCGACAGCAGCCGCTACGGCGGCAGCAATCTCGGCAATCTCGGGGGCAAATTCAGCGACGAGTGGCCGCTGCATGGCTATGAGCAGTCGCTCGACCTCTGCCTGCCGCCCCTGAGCGTGCTGGTGCTGCAGCACGACCCGGTGCGCAGCCAGACCCTCTGTGACGAAGCCACCGAAGCCGGTGGTGCCGTCGGGTAGGTTCGCCCCTGGCATTCTCTTCACCCATGGCCGACTCGCTCCCCCTGCTGATGCGCGCCGCCCGAGGTGAGCAGGTGGAGCGGCCACCGGTCTGGATGATGCGCCAGGCCGGGCGCTACATGAAGGTCTACCGCGACCTGCGCGACCGTCATCCGGGCTTCCGGGAACGCTCGGAGCAGCCCGATCTTTCCTATGAGATCTCGATGCAGCCGTATCGGGCCTTTCAGCCCGACGGGGTGATTCTCTTCTCCGACATCCTCACGCCGCTGCCGGGGATGGGGATCGATTTCGACATCATCGAGAGCAAGGGTCCGATCATCGATCCGCCGATCCGCAGCCTCGCCCAGGTGGAGGCGCTCAGGCCCCTGGATGCCGCGGCGTCGCTGCCGTTCGTGGGCGAGGTGCTGGGCCGGCTGCGCCAGAGTGTGGGCAACGAGGCGGCGGTGCTCGGCTTCGTGGGGGCTCCCTGGACCCTGGCCGCCTATGCGGTGGAGGGCAGAAGCAGCAAGAACTACGCCGTGATCAAGGCGATGGCCTTCCAGGAGCCGGCGCTGCTGCACCGTCTGCTGGGTCTGCTGGCCGATTCGATCGCCGCCTACGTGAGCTATCAGATCGAGAGCGGTGCCCAGGTGGTGCAGCTGTTCGATTCCTGGGCGGGTCAGCTCAGCCCGATCGACTACGACATGTTCGCGGCTCCGTATCAGAAACGGGTGGTGGATCAGGTCAAGGCGAAGCACCCGGACACCCCCCTGATTCTCTACATCTCCGGCAGCGCCGGTGTGCTGGAGCGGATGGCCACCACCGGCGTCGATTTCATCTCGCTCGACTGGACCGTGGACATGGCCGACGGCTGCGCCCGCCTGCCGCAGCACCTCGGTGTGCAGGGCAATGTGGATCCAGGCCTGCTCTTCGGCACACCGGAGGCGATCCGGGCACGGATCGTCGACACCGTGCTCAAGGCCCGGGGCCGCCGCCACATCCTCAACCTCGGCCATGGCATCCTGCCGGGCACGCCCGAGGAGAACGCCCGGGTGTTCTTCGAGGCCGGCAAGTCGGTCAACGAGCTGCTGGGGGCAGCCGTTTGAGTGGCGCCAGCGGGCCCGCCCGGATTCTGATCACGGGAGCGAGCGGCTGCGTCGGCCAGGCCATCGCCGAGCAGTTGCTGACCAACTCCGACGCCGAGCTGCTGCTCTGGCTGCGGGATCCCGCCAAGCTCACCGCCGTGCCCCGGCAGCACCCCCGCATCACCCTGCTGGTGGGTGATCTGCGTGATCAGGAGCCCCACGCCGCCGCGATCGCCTCGGCCACCCGGGTGATCCACACCGCCACCGCCTGGGGTGACCCCGAGCGGGCTCAGCAGGTGAATGTGGTGGCGGTCAAGGAGCTGCTGGGCCGTCTCGATCCCGGGCGGCTGGAGCAGATCATCTATTTTTCCACCGCCAGCATTCTCGATCGGTCGTTGCGGCTGCTGCCGGAAGCGGCGGCCTACGGCACCGAGTACATCCAGACCAAGGCTCTCTGCCTCGAGCAGCTGGAGCGCCATCCCCTGGCCGAGCGGATCGTGGCGGTCTTCCCCACGCTGGTGTTCGGCGGTTCGGTGGCTCCCGGCGACCCCCTCCCCACCAGCTACCTCACGGCCGGCCTGAAGGAGGCGGTGCGCTGGCTGTGGCTGGCGAAGTGGCTGCGGGCGGAGGCGAGCTTCCACTTCATCCATGCCGTCGACATCGCCCGGGTCTGCGCCCACCTGGCCCTCAACCCCCATCAGGCCAATCCCGAGCCGGATCAGGGGCCGCTGCGCCGGCTGGTGCTGGGGCAGCCGGCCGTCACGGTCGACGACACCGTGAGCCGCCTCTGCCGCTGGCGGCGCAGCTGGCGGCCGCCGCTGGGGCTGTCACTGAACGGCTGGTGGATCGAGGCCCTGATCCGGGTGCTGCCGATCGAGGTGAACGCCTGGGACCGCTTCAGCATCCGCCAGCGCCATTTCATCCACGACCCGGTGAGCCCGCCGGAGCGCTTCGGTCTGGTGAGCCATGCCCCCAGCCTCGAGGCGGTGTTCGAGCTGGCGGGACTGCCTCACCGCGGTGCCGTGTGACGACGCCATACAATTCTCAAAGTGTTAGGACTTGCTGATGGTTCGAGGTCTGATGGCTTCCGCGGCTCGCCTTCTCAAGGCCGTCGCCACCTCCGCCCTGGTCGGGGCCCTGCTGGTGCTGGTGAGCGTCAGCATCGTGCAGCCGGCCGCAGCCGCCACCGTTGAGGTGAAACTCGGCACCGACGCCGGCATGCTGGCCTTCGAGCCCAGTGTGGTCACGATCAGCAAGGGCGACACGGTCCACTTCGTCAACAACAAGCTGGCCCCCCACAACGCCGTCTTCGATGGCCACGAGGAGCTCAGCCACACCACCCTGGCCTTCGCTCCCGGGGAGAGCTGGGATGAGACCTTCGATGAGGCCGGCAGCTACGACTACTGGTGCGAGCCCCAC from Synechococcus sp. CBW1107 encodes the following:
- a CDS encoding DUF3887 domain-containing protein, producing the protein MNLRVPLLAMALACGLHGGQALATSALQPAEARAAGQVLLDALKRQDSQAVFDRLAPDLQKLTTVERVRQRLQDQGTILGSRITGVSTGVDDSTVDVELKGSGGSRPLVLVLDGRGRVLGWELDQKDRPIKQIATNFITSLSQGRVVDARSLLIRDLQDEITPQDLLNRWKDLEKLTGSFQRLRGTVVASEGGPQQLVLVTTEFQRVTDNLFVIFDNQGHIIGVDFPEDPARPGTPLP
- the petE gene encoding plastocyanin; its protein translation is MASAARLLKAVATSALVGALLVLVSVSIVQPAAAATVEVKLGTDAGMLAFEPSVVTISKGDTVHFVNNKLAPHNAVFDGHEELSHTTLAFAPGESWDETFDEAGSYDYWCEPHRGAGMVGKVIVE
- the hemE gene encoding uroporphyrinogen decarboxylase — protein: MADSLPLLMRAARGEQVERPPVWMMRQAGRYMKVYRDLRDRHPGFRERSEQPDLSYEISMQPYRAFQPDGVILFSDILTPLPGMGIDFDIIESKGPIIDPPIRSLAQVEALRPLDAAASLPFVGEVLGRLRQSVGNEAAVLGFVGAPWTLAAYAVEGRSSKNYAVIKAMAFQEPALLHRLLGLLADSIAAYVSYQIESGAQVVQLFDSWAGQLSPIDYDMFAAPYQKRVVDQVKAKHPDTPLILYISGSAGVLERMATTGVDFISLDWTVDMADGCARLPQHLGVQGNVDPGLLFGTPEAIRARIVDTVLKARGRRHILNLGHGILPGTPEENARVFFEAGKSVNELLGAAV
- the glgB gene encoding 1,4-alpha-glucan branching protein GlgB, coding for MPPSSLEWMVQDGQRLQECRHDHPFAVLGPQPHGDGWVVRAWMPEASQVDLLLNGRTLPMATPHHPWVFEVELSEDPGRRYEYRVQRGGIEHQQHDPWAFREEWMGELDRHLFAEGNHHHIWRRLGAHPCERDGIAGVQFALWAPNARSVALLAECNSWDGRHHPMQLRIGGIWELFVPGLKPGDLYKYEVRSPEGHCYVKADPYGFQHEVRPRQGSVVSQLGQYRWSDQAWLAERDGRDPLNQPIAVYELHLGSWMHGPADEPFLEADGSPRPPVAAADLKPGARLLTYPELADRLIPYVKERGFTHLELMPVAEHPFDGSWGYQVTGFYAPTSRFGPPDEFRAFVDRCHAEGIGVILDWVPGHFPKDAHGLAFFDGCHLYEHADSRIGEHKEWGTLIFNYSRNEVRNFLVANLVYWFEEFHIDGIRVDAVASMLYRDYLRPDGEWLPNEHGGRENLEAVRFLQQANSVLFHHFPGALSIAEESTTWPMVTKPTDMGGLGFNLKWNMGWMHDMLDYFELDPWFRQFHQNNVTFSIMYHYTENFMLALSHDEVVHGKSHLLHKMPGDDWQKFANVRALLAYMWTHPGKKTIFMGMEFGQRSEWNVWGDLQWDLLQYEAHQGLRNLVDDLNRFYREEPALWREDFDHYGFQWIDCSDSRHSVISFMRRESLTGRWVVVVANFTPQSHSHYRVGVPKEGYYAEAFNTDSSRYGGSNLGNLGGKFSDEWPLHGYEQSLDLCLPPLSVLVLQHDPVRSQTLCDEATEAGGAVG
- a CDS encoding NAD(P)-dependent oxidoreductase, yielding MSGASGPARILITGASGCVGQAIAEQLLTNSDAELLLWLRDPAKLTAVPRQHPRITLLVGDLRDQEPHAAAIASATRVIHTATAWGDPERAQQVNVVAVKELLGRLDPGRLEQIIYFSTASILDRSLRLLPEAAAYGTEYIQTKALCLEQLERHPLAERIVAVFPTLVFGGSVAPGDPLPTSYLTAGLKEAVRWLWLAKWLRAEASFHFIHAVDIARVCAHLALNPHQANPEPDQGPLRRLVLGQPAVTVDDTVSRLCRWRRSWRPPLGLSLNGWWIEALIRVLPIEVNAWDRFSIRQRHFIHDPVSPPERFGLVSHAPSLEAVFELAGLPHRGAV